A region from the Falco rusticolus isolate bFalRus1 chromosome 4, bFalRus1.pri, whole genome shotgun sequence genome encodes:
- the TFAP4 gene encoding transcription factor AP-4, whose protein sequence is MEYFMVPAQKVPSLQHFRKSEKEVIGGLCSLANIPLTPETQRDQERRIRREIANSNERRRMQSINAGFQSLKTLIPHTDGEKLSKAAILQQTAEYIFSLEQEKTRLLQQNTQLKRFIQEFSGSSPKRRRAEDKDEGIGSPDIWEDEKAEDLRREMIELRQQLDKERSVRMMLEEQVRSLEAHMYPEKLKVIAQQVQLQQQQEQVRLLHQEKLEREQQIRTQLLPSHAPPAPTHHPTVIVPAPPPSHHVTVVTMGPSSVINTVSTSRQNLDTIVQAIQHIEGTQEKQLQEEEQRRAVIVTPARACPEPSASDTASDTEGNDSDSMDQSKEEPSGDGELP, encoded by the exons atGGAGTACTTCATGGTGCCGGCCCAGAAGGTGCCGTCCCTGCAACACTTCAGGAAATCCGAGAAGGAGGTCATCGGCGGGCTCTGCAG CTTGGCTAACATCCCGTTGACTCCGGAGACCCAGCGGGACCAGGAGCGGCGGATACGCAGGGAAATCGCCAACAGCAACGAGAGAAGGCGGATGCAGAGCATCAATGCTGGCTTCCAGTCTCTGAAAACCCTCATCCCACACACGGATGGGGAGAAGCTCAGCAAG GCGGCCATCCTCCAGCAGACGGCCGAGTACATCTTCTCCTTGGAGCAGGAGAAGACTCGGCTACTGCAGCAGAACACCCAGCTCAAGCGGTTCATCCAG GAGTTCAGCGGCTCCTCCCCGAAACGGCGACGGGCAGAGGACAAAGATGAGGGGATCGGCTCGCCAGACATCTGGGAGGACGAGAAGGCTGAGGATCTGCGGCGGGAGATGATTGAGCTCCGGCAGCAGCTGGACAAGGAGCGCTCGGTCCGCAtgatgctggaggagcag GTTCGCTCCCTGGAGGCCCACATGTACCCCGAGAAGCTGAAGGTGATCGCTCAGCAagtgcagctccagcagcaacaggaaCAGGTGAGGTTGCTGCACCAGGAGAAGCTAGAGCGTGAGCAGCAGATCCGAACCCAG ctcctgccatcacatgctcccccagcacccacccaccaccccaccgTGATTGTTCCAGCGCCGCCTCCCTCCCATCACGTCACCGTGGTCACCATGGGCCCATCCTCAGTCATCAACACAGTCTCCACATCCCGGCAAAACCTGGACACCATCGTTCAG GCGATCCAACACATCGAGGGAAcgcaggagaagcagctgcaggaagaggagcagagaCGCGCCGTCATTGTGACACCGGCACGCGCCTGCCCTGAGCCCTCTGCCTCCGACACCGCCTCTGACACCGAGGGCAACGACAGTGACTCCATGGACCAGAGCAAAGAAGAGCCCTCGGGGGACGGGGAACTGCCCTGA